A genomic region of Litoribrevibacter albus contains the following coding sequences:
- a CDS encoding CbtB domain-containing protein, which yields MTTQVSSAQHAKTHVKVSSLAQTAAAIIFGAVVVFAVGFLPMDAAHNAAHDTRHAMAFPCH from the coding sequence ATGACCACTCAAGTTTCAAGTGCTCAGCACGCGAAAACACACGTTAAAGTTTCATCATTAGCACAGACTGCCGCTGCCATTATTTTTGGTGCCGTGGTTGTATTCGCGGTAGGTTTCTTACCAATGGATGCAGCGCACAACGCAGCGCACGATACTCGTCACGCGATGGCCTTTCCTTGCCATTAA
- a CDS encoding CbtA family protein — MLFRRIILNALLVGIVASFVFSLLQVYVVNPIIFASETYEVAEEPAPVADHHHGEEAGHAHSHDEEAWAPEDGIERTAYTMSANIFAGIGYAAILLAVMSQLSLQGLTRVNLLKGIAWGIGGFIVFFGAPAIGIPPEIPGIEAAPVEHRQAWWMLTAAAVAIGLLVLVYAPLKFKALGVVAISLPYLVSAPHPDGPAFSHPDPAAIVALTDLHQQFIVTTSVSNLLFWLVMGVMSAWVLNRWVLTPNVLKGLGQDETANA, encoded by the coding sequence ATGTTATTTCGTCGAATCATATTAAATGCCTTGCTGGTCGGCATCGTTGCCAGTTTTGTATTCAGTCTCCTTCAAGTTTATGTTGTTAATCCTATTATCTTCGCTTCTGAAACCTATGAAGTGGCTGAAGAACCTGCCCCTGTGGCTGACCATCATCATGGTGAGGAAGCCGGTCATGCCCATTCTCATGATGAAGAAGCCTGGGCTCCGGAAGATGGCATTGAGCGAACAGCCTACACCATGTCAGCCAATATCTTTGCGGGCATCGGTTACGCGGCAATCTTACTGGCTGTCATGAGTCAGTTGTCTTTGCAGGGTCTTACTCGTGTGAATCTTTTGAAAGGGATTGCTTGGGGGATTGGTGGTTTCATCGTGTTCTTCGGTGCGCCGGCCATTGGTATTCCGCCTGAAATTCCTGGTATTGAGGCGGCTCCGGTTGAGCACCGACAAGCATGGTGGATGCTAACCGCAGCTGCAGTAGCCATTGGGTTATTGGTATTGGTCTATGCACCGTTGAAGTTCAAAGCACTGGGTGTGGTTGCGATCAGCTTACCCTATCTTGTTTCTGCTCCACATCCTGACGGCCCGGCGTTTTCTCATCCTGATCCGGCAGCGATTGTTGCGTTAACGGATCTACATCAACAATTTATTGTTACTACCTCAGTTTCGAACTTGCTGTTTTGGTTGGTGATGGGTGTAATGAGTGCTTGGGTATTGAACCGTTGGGTGCTGACACCAAACGTACTGAAAGGCCTAGGTCAGGATGAAACCGCAAACGCTTAA
- the cobO gene encoding cob(I)yrinic acid a,c-diamide adenosyltransferase, with amino-acid sequence MSQENTQTTEQVSSTDQEKHQTRMASKKAVVDARIAKATEERGVLILMRGNGKGKSSSALGTMARSAGHGMKCAVIQFIKGRRETGEYKFFKDHPLVDWHVMGHGFTWETQDKTQDIEAAKKAWALAEELLQDESYDMLVFDELSYMFKYKYLEVEPAVKALQNRPKHQNVIITGRTMATGLQEIADTISTIQDDKHAFRLGVKAQAGIEF; translated from the coding sequence ATGTCTCAAGAAAACACGCAAACTACTGAACAAGTGTCATCGACGGATCAGGAAAAACACCAAACACGCATGGCCTCCAAGAAAGCCGTGGTCGATGCGCGTATTGCCAAAGCTACCGAAGAGCGTGGCGTACTAATTTTGATGCGTGGTAACGGCAAAGGGAAGAGCAGCTCTGCGTTGGGTACTATGGCCCGATCTGCCGGACACGGTATGAAGTGCGCGGTTATTCAGTTTATTAAAGGCCGTCGTGAAACAGGCGAGTATAAATTCTTCAAAGATCATCCATTAGTGGATTGGCATGTAATGGGTCACGGCTTTACCTGGGAAACTCAAGACAAAACCCAGGACATCGAAGCCGCGAAAAAAGCCTGGGCATTGGCGGAAGAACTTCTGCAAGACGAAAGTTACGACATGCTGGTGTTTGATGAACTGAGCTACATGTTCAAGTACAAATACCTGGAAGTAGAACCTGCGGTGAAAGCTTTGCAGAATCGCCCTAAGCATCAGAATGTAATCATCACTGGTCGTACAATGGCGACGGGTCTTCAAGAAATTGCTGACACCATTTCAACCATTCAAGATGACAAACATGCCTTCCGTTTAGGTGTGAAAGCACAAGCCGGGATTGAGTTTTAA
- a CDS encoding cobyrinate a,c-diamide synthase: MNIALVADQPETASCPALFLAAPASGQGKTTVSAALARMLKRQGKVVRVFKTGPDYLDPQILHQASGEPVEQLDMWMAGEAYCQTKLFEAARDADLILIEGAMGLFDGEPSSADLAARFGVPIALVMDVKGMAQTAAAVATGLVNFRDDVQFAGLIANNCGSERHRQLIEDALPENLPLLAHLARSEDVALPERHLGLVQASEVTDELEIRLNNGADWLEQAGLADLLARVPSVDFHMAEMSDVPELLKGQRIAIAKDEAFSFIYDANLRLLEEMGAELSFFSPIHSNVLPEADALWLPGGYPELHAEKMAQNQPMIEQIQTFHQSGKAILAECGGFLYCLETLTDLDEQQYPMLGILTGHGAMRGKRGCQGMQTAPLPEGEIRAHAHHRSRSADTDEPIAHGRRQRHPAPGEAIYRSKHLTASYLHLFFPSNPEAVAKLFKPE; this comes from the coding sequence ATGAATATAGCGTTAGTTGCCGACCAACCTGAGACCGCATCTTGCCCAGCGCTGTTTTTAGCCGCACCTGCGTCAGGGCAGGGGAAAACCACGGTTTCAGCGGCCTTAGCGAGAATGTTGAAACGCCAAGGCAAAGTGGTTCGCGTCTTTAAAACCGGGCCGGATTACCTCGACCCGCAGATTCTTCATCAAGCGTCTGGTGAACCGGTTGAGCAGTTGGATATGTGGATGGCGGGTGAAGCCTACTGTCAGACTAAGTTGTTTGAAGCCGCTCGTGATGCTGATCTGATTTTGATTGAAGGCGCGATGGGGCTGTTCGATGGTGAGCCTTCCAGCGCCGATTTAGCAGCTCGCTTTGGTGTCCCTATTGCCTTGGTGATGGATGTCAAAGGCATGGCGCAAACTGCGGCTGCGGTAGCGACAGGCTTGGTGAATTTTCGGGATGATGTTCAGTTCGCCGGTTTAATTGCCAACAACTGTGGCTCGGAACGTCATCGCCAACTGATCGAAGATGCCTTGCCAGAGAACCTTCCGCTACTCGCGCATCTGGCACGTTCGGAAGACGTGGCCTTACCGGAGCGTCATCTGGGGTTGGTGCAAGCGTCTGAAGTAACCGACGAATTAGAAATACGTTTAAACAATGGTGCCGATTGGTTGGAACAGGCAGGCTTGGCTGATTTGTTAGCGCGTGTTCCGTCAGTAGATTTCCATATGGCAGAAATGTCTGATGTGCCTGAACTGTTAAAAGGCCAGCGCATCGCCATCGCCAAAGACGAAGCCTTCAGTTTTATCTACGATGCCAATTTACGTTTGCTGGAAGAGATGGGCGCGGAGTTAAGTTTCTTCTCCCCGATTCATTCTAATGTTTTACCAGAGGCTGACGCACTGTGGTTGCCCGGGGGTTATCCGGAATTACATGCTGAAAAGATGGCTCAGAACCAGCCGATGATCGAGCAAATACAAACTTTTCATCAATCCGGTAAAGCGATTTTGGCCGAGTGTGGTGGTTTCTTGTATTGTTTGGAAACACTGACCGATTTGGATGAACAGCAATACCCTATGCTGGGTATTCTTACCGGACATGGTGCTATGCGTGGCAAACGTGGGTGTCAGGGCATGCAAACGGCTCCGTTACCGGAAGGAGAAATTCGAGCCCATGCTCATCATAGATCGCGCAGTGCAGATACGGATGAACCGATTGCTCATGGCCGTCGTCAACGACACCCGGCACCGGGCGAAGCCATCTATCGAAGCAAGCATTTAACGGCGAGTTATCTCCATTTGTTTTTCCCATCGAACCCCGAGGCGGTGGCGAAACTCTTCAAGCCTGAATAA
- a CDS encoding AAA family ATPase produces MKPQTLKFPFTAVSGQASFKLALILAAINPALGGVLISGPRGSAKSTLARGLADVMPASANKPHEFVTLPLGASEEMLVGTLDLQKVLADQSVSFQPGLLAKADGGVLYVDEVNLLSDNLVDLLLDVSASGVNVVERDGVSHSHSAEFILLGTMNPDEGELRPQLLDRFGLSVELSNQYSVEERVEIVRLREAFDRNPEVFVQDYQKAQATLTESIQTARTLLNQVQCADELRILIAEKCVEAHVDGMRGDIVWYRAAVAHAAWHRRDQVTEEDILAVEELVLAHRRQNSSNSSNPPHFPNSNSQRPESSDTPSRTPFSRPQESKNQQTKEGSEGDWGSMSSTAQEQQTVEASWQLNPLNKKAEKRSAKQSSLGKPQTLSSGRQKGIGSKGVYASKTDDSKVHWFGSMVKNAGQIPLKELVFRKKRESQPVLHLVLLDTSASILQHQNFAKAKSLVSAIANQAYLAREQMTLMGFGNQKVETLLPKKRAPKSLITLLNTIPAAGGTPLREMLQQAKAFQQQQVTQIPNLLIKTYLITDGRTSQAFDDLDLLGQVTVVDTEDSQVKRGKALHIAQSLVAEYFKLTDLSLPEFTSPSSHTLKV; encoded by the coding sequence ATGAAACCGCAAACGCTTAAGTTTCCTTTTACCGCAGTATCAGGGCAGGCTTCTTTCAAGCTTGCTTTGATTCTTGCTGCGATCAACCCCGCTCTTGGCGGGGTGTTAATTAGTGGCCCTCGTGGGTCTGCTAAATCTACGTTAGCTCGTGGGCTGGCGGATGTTATGCCAGCGTCGGCAAATAAACCTCATGAATTTGTTACGCTTCCGCTGGGTGCCAGTGAAGAAATGCTTGTGGGCACGTTAGATCTACAGAAGGTCTTGGCCGACCAATCGGTGTCGTTTCAGCCAGGTTTATTAGCCAAAGCCGATGGCGGTGTCTTGTATGTGGATGAAGTAAATCTTCTGTCAGATAACCTTGTGGATTTGCTGCTCGATGTCTCGGCCAGTGGTGTTAATGTGGTAGAGCGCGATGGTGTCAGCCACAGTCATTCCGCCGAGTTTATTTTGTTGGGTACGATGAACCCGGATGAGGGGGAATTGCGTCCTCAACTACTGGATCGTTTTGGTTTGTCCGTTGAGTTATCCAATCAATACAGTGTGGAAGAACGTGTCGAGATTGTGCGTTTACGTGAAGCCTTTGATCGAAACCCTGAGGTGTTTGTTCAGGACTACCAAAAAGCGCAAGCCACATTAACCGAGAGCATTCAAACCGCCAGAACTCTACTGAATCAGGTGCAATGTGCTGATGAGTTACGCATTTTGATCGCTGAGAAATGCGTTGAGGCACATGTGGATGGTATGCGTGGTGACATTGTTTGGTATCGTGCCGCTGTGGCGCATGCAGCATGGCATCGGCGAGATCAGGTAACGGAAGAGGATATTCTGGCCGTTGAAGAGTTGGTGTTGGCGCATCGTCGTCAGAACAGTAGCAATTCATCGAATCCACCACATTTTCCGAACTCTAATTCACAAAGACCAGAGTCTTCTGATACGCCTTCAAGAACGCCATTTTCGCGGCCTCAGGAATCAAAGAATCAACAAACCAAAGAGGGTTCCGAAGGGGATTGGGGCAGTATGTCTTCCACGGCTCAAGAACAACAGACTGTGGAAGCTTCCTGGCAACTCAATCCCTTGAATAAGAAAGCAGAGAAACGTTCTGCGAAACAATCATCTTTGGGAAAGCCTCAAACCCTTAGTTCCGGTCGTCAGAAAGGCATCGGGAGTAAGGGTGTGTATGCCTCGAAAACAGACGATAGCAAAGTTCATTGGTTCGGTTCTATGGTTAAGAACGCAGGCCAGATACCGCTGAAAGAACTGGTATTTCGAAAGAAACGAGAAAGTCAGCCCGTGTTGCATTTGGTGTTGTTGGATACGTCGGCGTCGATTCTCCAACATCAGAACTTTGCCAAGGCCAAATCTTTGGTCAGTGCCATTGCCAATCAAGCCTATCTGGCTCGTGAACAAATGACCTTAATGGGCTTTGGTAATCAAAAAGTAGAGACGTTACTGCCGAAGAAGCGTGCGCCAAAGTCACTCATTACCTTGTTGAATACTATTCCAGCAGCAGGAGGTACGCCGCTGCGAGAGATGCTTCAACAAGCCAAAGCTTTCCAGCAGCAACAAGTGACACAAATACCGAATTTACTCATAAAGACGTACCTCATTACCGACGGTCGAACCAGCCAAGCTTTTGATGATTTGGATTTACTTGGGCAGGTTACGGTTGTTGATACTGAAGACAGTCAGGTCAAACGTGGCAAAGCACTTCACATTGCCCAATCCTTGGTTGCGGAGTATTTCAAATTAACGGATCTTTCGTTGCCTGAATTCACTTCACCGTCTTCTCACACTTTAAAGGTCTAG